The region AGCAGACCTTTTAGACAGCTACAAGAACCCTGGGATCCCCAAGGAAACTCCAACCTTGATGGGCCACAAGGTAGTCTGCCTCTGGTGAGAAAAACAAGGGAATGGCCAGTACCACACCTTACCAGCCATCAGGTACCTTGCTGGCAGAATAGCTGCAAGCCACTGGTATCAAAACTGGAAAGCACCATGCAACAGCTGTAGCATGCCAGTCCAACATCCTGACAGTATGCCAAGAGTAAGGAGGGAGGTCAAAACACCAGAGATCCTGGAGTACAGCAGGAAGTGCAGGAGAAGGACCAGGAGGTACCCTCatagagaaacaaagaaacaagctGCATGACACAGAGGCGCTGATATCAAGAAGTTCTACCAGAAACCAGGCTGGTCTGAAATGAAGGACAATGCAGAAGCACTGGTCATTGCAGCAGCAGGACAGGTAGAGGCCAGGTTCTACCAGAAGAGACAGAAACCAGAGGCTGCTAAGCAAAGACACCCTGAAACAGCCCAACACCTACCAGCTGGGTGCCAGGTGCTGCCTGTAGGGAGCCCTCAGCCAGGTGGATTATGGCGACACTTCCTGGATAACGCTAAGGTCCTCTGGGACTTCCAGACCCATAAACAGATTATGTCCAACCAGCTGGACCTAATAGTGATGGACATTGTGAGAACATCAGGAAGGAGGAGGAATTGGTTGGTTCAGAGGGACCCTGAATCCAGACACTCCCAGGTCCAGACATACTTCTGAATGTACTTCAGTCATGAGTACTGAAATACCAACTTTACAGCGATTTTAATCTAAATCTGCTCCAGGAGTTCTGTCTAGTTCTGTCTCAGAAAGTTGGACTTTAACCAACCAAGACACCAACGACCCCAGCAGAAAAGTGTTGTGGATGCCAGAGGGACGTCCCCGGTTGGCTAGGCGGTCCTCCCTTACTTCAGTCCAGACTGAGCAGACCTCACCTCCCCGCGGTTCCAAGCCGGACTCACCTGGTCCTGCAGAGTTCTGGTCAACGTTCTGGTAGTCCAGCAGACGGACGAGGACGTAGAGATAGACGGGTGGCAGGGAGACAGCAGTGTAAACACAGAGACAGGATGACAAAGAGACAGATGAGTTAAAAGACAACTCATCCGTCCCAGAGACAAGCAGACTGCTCCTTCCTCACCTCCTTCTGCTCCCCTTCCTCCTCTCCGTCTCCATGCAGCAGGCAGGACGGCTGGCAGGCTGGGAgaggttttcttcttctcctccgcTCAGTCAATGCATCGTCTGGTGTGTCACaggaggggaggaagaggaggggggaggCAGGGATACAGCAGACAgccgaggaggaagaggaggaggaggaggagtcatCTGAGGACAAGCAGGGAGCTAATGCGGCTAACTGCCCTGCAGAGGCTGAGAGACATCGCAGCTCGCCGCTGCAGAGACCCAAACACTGCAAGGTTGACAATCAACCGGAAACACACgccgaacacacacacacacaacacatgtCGTCTCACAGAGATCAGCGCACGTGTGTGCatgtctcagtgtgtgtgtgagtgtggcATGACTTGGCCAAATGCACAGCGCTGCATTGCAGTGCCGAGGCTGAGTTGGCATGCCGAGTACATAGCGTGCATACTGCGCCTGTGTGCCAGCCACACACcccgaacacacacacacacacacacacacacacacacctcagttTCTAACACGAGACATCCTGTCTGAGGGTCTGAATCTAAACGTCTCAGTAGCATCAAGGAGACGGACAGTAGAGGCTTAATGAGGACTCTtactgtaggtgtgtgtgtgtgtgtgtgtgtgtgtgtgttgcgcTATAGCTTCCTGCTGACAACATTGTTTCACATGAGGACGTTTCAGTTTTGGGAGGAAAAGCctttggaccagaaccagatcagagGTCCAGATCGACCCAAACGGTCCCCAGAAAGACACTTAAACTCCAGCTGGGATGTGCTGGTCCAGAACCCAGAACTGGACCGGTTCAGGTTCTAGGGGGAGTCACATGGTGCAGTTCTGAGGGAACAGAATAATCTGTTGCTTCACCAGATTGTGGTTCAGACCCGGTGGAAGCATCTGCACCGGCTGCAGTGTTCCTGAGGCCCAGGTCGCTgtcaggaggttctggttctcacCCAAAGTCAGAGTCAGCTGCATGGGCCCCACTGGGACAGGATGGGTCCTACTGGGTCAAAATGGGCCCCACTGGGGCCAGAGGGCTCTTCTTTGACCAGTCTGaccagattctttttttctctgaagagtttttgcggcgctagtggctcgtattttttctacagtaggcagacaggaaggagggtgaggagcggggggaagacatgcggtaaaggtcgtcgggaccgggagtcaaacccgcgatgtccgcgtcgaggactaaagcctccaaacgtggggcgtgctaacccgctgcaccaccacagcacgcccccttTAGCACAACTTTAACACAATAGTGTTTTCCAATTGGATTGTTCAGAAGCAGAAATTTACTGGGAGAAGCTGCTTCATTGTTGCCATTAGCGGATGTAGCTGTGCGTCAGATTAACGGTCTTACTAGAAACACAAGAGAACAAAGGTTCCGCTTGGAACTGAGTGGAAAAAAGAGCGCTTAActtatgttaaaaatgtaatgcataaaaatgtatgtaactaacaaaaatgttaattctggatctcattaaaataagtttgttcatagCAATGGCATTATTAGGGTATCAGTAACTCAAACCCCTAGtatttatattgaaaataaCTATTATTTTAATAGTAATAAATGCAAAGTAATAAGGCATGTTTTATGGAGTACTTAGTCTATGACAGATGATCAGCAAAAGGAAAGGAAGCCAGAGGAATTTCAGTCCAACAGCAGCCATGATGGATCGACTTGAAGGTCCATGAGGAGTTCAGGTCTGGTCAAACAgcacatttctcattttatctCCAAGCTCTGGCAGTTAAACAGTTccatacaataaataaatataagtgTTGAACTTTTACCCAAGGCGACTTTACATCGACTCTGTTCTGAGGTTTAAACACGACTCAGAGCTGCAGCAACAAGATTTATTCACACATTAACAAAGATTacaaataatcagaaaaacacaatctgATTGAAACCAATTCACAGCAGGAAACACCAGGGGGAGCCACTGAGAAACATCAATGAGTaaaacactgcagaaacaccTGACCCAACTCAAGGTCAGGTCTAGAGGAGAGCAGGTCAGAAATAAACCTCAGCTGAACATCAAACATTCACCGGGAGTTTATTCATGTAAACAGTTTGTGAGAGCTTCATGTTTGACCACCAGAGGGCGTCAGAACAGAGCAGATTTTAGCAGCTTCATCACCTGACACACACATTCTGGTTTTCCTTCTGTGATCGGACCCTGACTCAGAACCAGTCTTAACTGGACCAGATCAAAGCCACACTTCAATCCAGTCCTGGTTCTACAAACCGAGCTCTTCCATGGAGGTCCAACTCCTCAGTCCTCACTCCTCCCGCTGGTACCCATCCAAACAAGCAGCCGGGTTCTGGGCCGGACCCCAGGAGTTCTGTTCATCAGCAGCCCCAACATTTGTCACAAAGACAACTTAAACTCCGGTCCAGTTCAGATTCAGATACTGGTTTCTCATCACGTCCACTGGTCCAGGAAAAAAACCCGGTTCAGGGTCAAAACTTTTCacagtgtaaaataaataaaaacagaaacaggttgAGCATCTTAAATCACTGTCCAGCACCGATGTGACCTGGTCCagctgacccggttctggtccaaaaCGCAGACCCGTTCGATGGCTCCGTTCTGTCTGAGACGCTTCCTTTCAGAACTGCTCAGGAATGTCCACCAGGGACAGGAAACAGCGGTTCTGACCCAGTCAGAGTTCTGGTTCGGACTGGCTGCGGGTCAGACGTGGAGCCGGGCGTGGCGCAGCTTCCACCTCCTGGACCGGactttgaagaagaagaagaggagcatGAGGAAGAGACAGGAGCTGCCGTACAGAACCACGCAAAGGCTCATGTCCACGCTGGTGAAGCCCAGGCCCAGAATCCAGAACCCGCCTTCTCCTCGGATCAGAACCACCTGCTCCCCCCTCCTCGGACCCGGCTGGACGGGTCGGGGCTCCGCCTGATCCTCACCCTTCCTCTCCCCTCCAGCAGCAGGGCGTTCCTCCTGAGGCCGTCTGGTCTGAACCGGACCGGCACCGGCAGGAGGGCGTGGGGGGGTCAGGGAGTACCTGGGGTTCAGGTTGGACGCACCGTAGTGGCGACGAAGGAAGGCGAGGACATTGGCGTGGTTCCAGACGTGGACGCCGTTGCTCTCCTCGTGGCAGGCGGGGCAGAGGGCGGGGCTTGGCCACGGCGCTTTGGGGGAGACCGGGTCGTCACTCAGAGACcctggagaggaggaagaggagggcgaGATGAAGGAGGAACAAAGatggaaacaacatgaaaccCTGGAACCCAGAATCAAGATGGCTGCCTGAGAAGCTTCCTTCCCTGATTGGAGCCAGAATCAAGATGGCTGCTTTATCTGTCTTTTGTTCAACTGTTCAGTCAGGTCAGGGAAAACCATCGGCGCCTCCAGAACTCTCCAAGTCTGCTGGTGGAGTCCAGCAGGGTTCTGGGCCCGGCCCGATCCGCTTTACTGAGGTTCTGCTGATGATACTCAGGTTTATCTATAATCCAGGTTAATCCAGCCTGTTAGTAGATTACAGACATTAAAACCTGGATGGCTCCAAACTTCCTGCTGTAAATCCTGACCTGACTGtttctggaccagaacctctgAACAGAACCTGATCAGTGGATCACTGATCTGATCAGGTAAAGAAACTCTGAGTTATTTTAACCAGGATGTCATTTAAATCTCAGATTAAACCGATTTCCTTCCTTCAGAAATGATCAACATCCTGTCCAGCAGTGGAGCTGATAATCTATAATCTATAATCTGTAATCTAATCCATGATGATGATCCttcataataaagttaaaatcCTTCATCTGATCcaaaagctgcagcagaaactaaAAGCAGAGATCAGATTCCCTGATAATCCAGATTAGAATCTCAGATCCATCATTCCAGAACTTCTCTCTGTAAGAAGAGTGTTTCAGCCACTGAGCTGACTGAAACACAGTGTTTCAGTCAGCTCAGTGGCCCCTCCCTCCCCGGCCCCGCCCCTCATGGCCCCGCCCCTCCCCGGCCCACCTGCCAGCCTGGTGTTGACCCGGTTGTGCTGGTTCCACAGCCACAGGATTTCGTCCTCTCGGCTCGTCACCTGGTCCATATTGGCGGCCGCCGCCTGCTCAAAGTGACGGCCACACTCCTTACAGCCGAAGAACGTCCGGATGTAGCGGCGCATCACCTGCAGCACCGGCGCTGCCTCGCCCTCCAGACCTGCGTTCACACACAGTAAGGACACACACCCGGGCTGCGACCTCGGGGTCTCTGCGTGTCGTACCTGAGCCGTCCAGCGCGGTGGGCGTTGCGTCGTGCTGGACCGTTAGCACGTGGAACAGCGTCCACAGCGAACACGGGTAGCCCCGCAGCCCCGGCCTGCTGCCCTGGCAACCAACCCAGCGAAGCTCCGCCCCCAGGAACGCGCCAGAGATCTgcacaggaaacaggaagtcacctCTCTGCCTGTGTTCTTGTATAAATGCATAATGAGGCCCGGAGGCACCAGATCAACCCACATGTTGGGTCCTGGTGGAAAGTGAGGACCTTCTGCTGCCCCCTACTGGTCAGATATATAGGTAAGGATAGTGATGCGGTCTGTTAGCATGGTTAGCATTAGCCTAGCGATTCATCCCGATAAGAACACGGGACGTTAGGAGGGACTCTGGACTGGCGCTTAATGGGACTTAATGGGATTCCCCATGGTGGCGCTCCAGCCTTACGTTGTGACCGCTCTGGTTAGCCAGCGGCCATGTTGTAGCCCAGATGAATAACTATGGGAAAAAGGAAACAATCCTTATTTCTGACATCTGACCACTGACTCTGGGCCTCCAGATGCCCCAACTCCCTGTTTTAACATGACAGGAAGGTGCCATCAAAAACTTCCTGTCACGTTGACCCCGTCAAAGGTTCTGACAGGGTCAGGGCTTAAAACAGGGCATCGgcataaatgaatgaaaagttCTGTTTGTTGGAAGTCCtggtgtgtgagagagagagattcaCCTTCATCTTGTTGTCCACCAGGTCCAGGACGGCCTGGTAGGGAATCTGCTGCAGCGGCAGActgagcagccaatcagagagcgtCTCCATGAGCTTCACCACGGAGCCTCCGACTGGATAGAGCTACAGGAGGAAACGGTCAGCGGGGTATTCAGGATTCTGCTGATCCAGCAGGACCAGATCCATTAAATCGGTTCCGATTGATTATCTGAGCACCAGTGGTGGGAACCAATAGCAGAAAAGCTAGCTGCattaatgctaaagcactaatcatggACAGTTCCACCAGCGCTAAAGCATTACCAACCTGGTAAtcagtggaagctaatgctaaggcgCTAATTGCACCATGTTGATACCGTCCCTGTCAGTGAGGCGTGTTCATAAAAACTTCTGATTTTATTCAACTCAAAGTAAATCAAATTCAACTCAAAGTAAATCAAATTCAACTCAAAGTAAATCAAATTCAACTCAAAGCAAATCAAATTCAACTCAAAGCAAATCAAATTCAACTCAAAGTAAATCAAATTCAACTCAAAGCAAATCAAATTCAACTCAAAGCAAATCAAATTCAACTCAAAGCGCTTCAGAATTTACCAGGAAAAATTCATTCAGGGGAAGCTACGTGTGCGACCTTGTCAGCAAAAATACAAAGCTAAAAATTAGCTCCGTTGTTAGCAATTAGCATAAGGGTGCACAGTACACAACCTGGAGACGGTCTGTCCGTTGTCATGGAGACGGAGCAAAAATCCCAGCAGGTCACGACCTCTAGTCTAATTGAGGTTCTGCTTTCAGCCGTTACCTTAGCAACCAGAGTGACAAAGTCCTTGAAGACCTTTAGCTCCGCCCCCTCCAGCATGCCGTGGGCGGCCAGCTCCACCCGCAGCAGGTAGTGCAGCGACGACTCCAGGTCGGCCGTGTACACCTGGGACCTGCGGGAACACGCAGCGTTCAGCCTGTCCCGGCGGGCCTTCGGGTCGGAACCGCAGACCGGAGCCTCACCTGTCAAAGTCCCGCCACGGCTCCGACGTCCGTCCGTCCTGCAGCGCCCCCGTCTGGGTCGCCTCGGAACTGCTGCGGCGCTGCACGCCTGGGAGGCTCCGCAGcagggaggagaagaagaaccgGAGCGGCTTCTCGCTGCAGGGGGAAGAGGTCAGGAGGTCAGGGGGTCAGAGCTAGGTTCAACACCCATTTTGTAACAACTTAATTAAAACGTTTCTCTGTGTAAGCTAATAAACACATTAAGACAGGACGACCTGATGACCTAAAGCAGCtgagatttaaagaaactttgaTCTGTCAGATGGAAAAACTTTACAGGTTAACTGGATTGAACCTCAGCCGGAGGTTGGAGGTCACGCTGGAGGTCACGCCGGCTCCAGACACATTCACGTCTGTCCTAACTGTTGGTTTAGAGCAGCTCTGGCAGcaacaggtcaaaggtcagcccACAATTCAGCCTCCCTCTCTCACCTGTGCAGAGGGGCGTGCGAGCCGTTGGGGTGCAGCAGGTAGACGGAGGGGAAGGCGGCCATGTTCAGGACGTCCAGCAgggggaggtcagaggtcagagctcTCCTCACTTCAACGCCTGAGAACTGTAGCAGGTCCAGGATCACCTGAACGCAGGatgaggtcagagttcagaggTCAGGAGGAACCACAAGAAGCTGCTTCCTGCCTGCCGGTTGAAccaggaaacaggaagcagctcagatcttcctcctcctcctcttcctcacctcccGGCCAACGAACGACCCCGCCTCCTCCACGACGATGGCCGTGTAGTGATCCGACCTTTGACCCAGCAGGGGCAGCAGCTGAGCAGCACTGGACACAGAGAGAGGTTAGCAGTGAAGTGGGCCAgaggtccggttctggttctggtaccTGTAGGGCTCCAGCGGGGGGCAGCTCTGGGGCCGGTCCGTTCTGCTGTGGTTCTGCAGGATGTTGACCATCAGCTGCCGGACGGACCGGACCTCACGGTCCGCTCCTGGAGGGACACAGAACCGGTTTTAACACCAAGAACCCGACCAACCGGACTTCAGCAACAAagtggtttccatggtgattCCCTCATTTACCAGAGAGTGGGAAGAGCCCACAGAACCACTGACCCAATCGGACAGGTTCAACAGAACTTTTTTGTTGAGTTTGTCcagagccaatcagaaccaaagccACTAGGAGGGAAAGAGAATGGGCGTGTCTCCCTGCTCTGATTGGACAGAAATCAGGAAGTCCTCCAGCAGAGGGAGACAGAACCAAACTGATTAAACCCAGAAGGTTCTGGATGTttaaccgggtcagaaccatcaTCACTCTGAGCAAAAacatcctggaagaaaatctggGATTGGATCAGAATGAAAACTGGGTCAAAGAAAGTCCAACTGTGATCCGCGATACGctccggaccggaccggaccggaccggaccggaccggaccggaggGTATCGCTAGCATGGATTCGACTGTCAGACTTTGATCCGGTTGATGACACATGAGTTTGTCTGCTTGTATTTTTCTGTCCCTTCCTGCCACTCAGTGATGATGAAATCATGTCCAGTTTTCTAGAATGCTAAGCGCTACTAGCTAAGCGCTACTAGCTAAGCGCTACTAGCTAAGCGCTACTAGCTAAGCGCTAGCTAAACTAAGGTGAAGTTAGACGCTAAAGCGTTCCAAACAGCTCTTCTTACTGCTAGTGTGATCAACCATAGCGCTCATCAGAAATCTTTATTTACCGTTTTAGATTTAACTGATTAAACAGCAACTAGTTTACTTTATTAGTTCTGATAAGTGCGTCCAAATGGGTAAAAACAGAACCATGAGGGATTAAAGGCCTGAATGAGTCTCACCTCTGTAGATCGTTCCTTTGTCCGCCGCTGAGCTGTGAGCTGCGAAgaactgcagaaaaaacacagcaggtAGTTACAGGGCGgggccagcagggggcaacaGGTAGTTCTGGACTCCTACCTTGAATGTTGGGTAGAACTTGATGCTGAACTCTTTGCAGACCTCAAAGTTTTCCTCCTGAGCGCAGTCCAACACGGCCACAGCGATGGCCTCATGCCAATCTGACagacagaatcagaaccaatcagaaccatcagaggGAGGGTATTGTATACAGCACCATAAGACCTGGGAGAGCAACTAACGCGAGAGCAGCAGCACAATCCGGGATATTTAGGGGAGTAAGGCGGGAAAGGGGGTAAAAAACGGTAGTTTCCCGGCCAAAACaggagacttgacaggtatgatcagaacaaatcagaactgGAGCTTTCATTTCCTCTTCATCATTTCACACATCACATCTCTAGAGGTGTGCCGATTGATCGGCCACCGAAAATAATCAGCCGATTTctgtgaaaaagtgtatgatcggTGATGGCTGATCACTGTCTCTAGTTGCGGATCACCAAAGTCGATCACATGTATCTCACTTCACAGCTGGTCTCCGGCCTCCTTCCTGCAGAATTACTCAGATcgatcagaaacaaccaatcagaaccatcattagtcagctagccaatcagaaccatcattagtcagctagccaatcagaaccatcattaaccagctagccaatcagaaccatcattagccagctagccaatcagaaccatcattagccaatcagaaccatcattagtcagctagccaatcagaaccatcattagccaatcagaaccatcattagtcagctagccaatcagaaccatcattagccagctagccaatcagaaccatcattagccagctagccaatcagaaccatcattagccagctagccaatcagaaccatcattagccagctagccaatcagaaccatcattaaccagctagccaatcagaaccatcattaaccagctagccaatcagaaccatcattaaccagctagccaatcagaaccatcattagccaatcagaaccatcattagccagctagccaatcagaaccatcattaaccagctagccaatcagaaccatcattaaccagctagccaatcagaaccatcattagccagctagccaatcagaaccatcattagccaatcagaaccatcattagtcagctagccaatcagaaccatcattagccaatcagaaccatcattagtcagctagccaatcagaaccatcattagccagctagccaatcagaaccatcattagcca is a window of Xiphophorus hellerii strain 12219 chromosome 12, Xiphophorus_hellerii-4.1, whole genome shotgun sequence DNA encoding:
- the qsox2 gene encoding sulfhydryl oxidase 2, which codes for MFRVWLQAAGLLWLCGGCAGGSGRLYSEEDPLVILGSSSLKPTVTNSSSAWLVQFYSSWCGHCIQYSNTWKALAQDVKDWHEAIAVAVLDCAQEENFEVCKEFSIKFYPTFKFFAAHSSAADKGTIYRGADREVRSVRQLMVNILQNHSRTDRPQSCPPLEPYSAAQLLPLLGQRSDHYTAIVVEEAGSFVGREVILDLLQFSGVEVRRALTSDLPLLDVLNMAAFPSVYLLHPNGSHAPLHSEKPLRFFFSSLLRSLPGVQRRSSSEATQTGALQDGRTSEPWRDFDRSQVYTADLESSLHYLLRVELAAHGMLEGAELKVFKDFVTLVAKLYPVGGSVVKLMETLSDWLLSLPLQQIPYQAVLDLVDNKMKISGAFLGAELRWVGCQGSRPGLRGYPCSLWTLFHVLTVQHDATPTALDGSGLEGEAAPVLQVMRRYIRTFFGCKECGRHFEQAAAANMDQVTSREDEILWLWNQHNRVNTRLAGSLSDDPVSPKAPWPSPALCPACHEESNGVHVWNHANVLAFLRRHYGASNLNPRYSLTPPRPPAGAGPVQTRRPQEERPAAGGERKGEDQAEPRPVQPGPRRGEQVVLIRGEGGFWILGLGFTSVDMSLCVVLYGSSCLFLMLLFFFFKVRSRRWKLRHARLHV